A stretch of Brassica napus cultivar Da-Ae chromosome C6, Da-Ae, whole genome shotgun sequence DNA encodes these proteins:
- the LOC106414754 gene encoding cysteine-rich receptor-like protein kinase 11: MKKRSLFPIILCFVLVSFGGSSVSAQTCMNNGNFRSNGTYDANRRLILSSLPFNVTDQDGFFYNGLIGQEPNRVYTRGMCIPGSTLEDCSDCIKTASDGLMESCPNQTEAYWWRGEPTLCLVHYSNTSISSSANLDPRVALTNTGDLTSNLTEFTKIWEDLAVRMIDIASTTKSTPSSSDNYYTANSAALETFQDIYALMQCTPDLSSGDCEYCLRQSASDYQSCCGQKRGGVVMGRSCFFRWDLYTYSKASFENITVVSSPPPVNVPQAAGDGDENTTVNEKSSKGISAGIVAAITVPILVTILIVLVLGLVLCRRRKSYRRTEIETDSAISTENSSQYDFKTIQAATNKFSSTNKLGEGGFGEVYKGKLPNGTEVAVKRLSKNSGQGTREFRNEAVLVSKLQHRNLVRLLGFCMEGEEKILIYEFVPNKSLDYFLFDLEKQSQLDWTRRYKIIGGIARGILYLHQDSQLTIIHRDLKASNILLDVNMNPKISDFGLSTIFGMEQTQGNTHRVAGTYAYMSPEYAMHGQYSMKSDIYSFGVLVLEIISGKKNSGVYKMDETSTCGNLVTYAWRLWRKGSPLELVNPAIGRNYQRNEVTRCIHIALLCVQDNPDDRPMLSTIILMLTSNTITLPVPQLPGFFTRSMHRLDPLSEELVVSSQSTNKTFPH, from the exons atgaagaagaggagTTTGTTTCCAATAATACTCTGTTTTGTCCTCGTAAGCTTTGGTGGTTCATCAGTTTCAGCACAAACATGTATGAACAATGGGAATTTCAGATCCAACGGCACGTACGATGCAAATCGCCGACTCATCCTCTCCTCTCTTCCTTTCAACGTCACAGATCAAGACGGCTTCTTCTACAACGGTTTGATCGGACAGGAACCGAACCGTGTCTACACAAGAGGGATGTGCATCCCAGGATCAACTTTGGAGGACTGTTCTGATTGTATCAAGACCGCATCTGATGGTTTGATGGAGAGTTGTCCTAACCAAACAGAAGCATATTGGTGGCGAGGTGAGCCCACGCTTTGCCTTGTCCATTACTCCAACACATCTATATCCAGTTCTGCAAATCTGGATCCGCGTGTAGCTCTCACCAACACTGGAGATCTAACCTCAAATCTAACAGAGTTCACGAAAATATGGGAAGACTTGGCTGTTCGTATGATTGATATAGCCTCCACAACAAAAAGCACGCCGTCCTCTAGTGATAACTATTATACAGCAAATAGTGCAGCCTTAGAAACTTTCCAGGATATATATGCATTGATGCAGTGCACACCGGATCTTTCATCTGGTGATTGTGAATATTGTCTGCGACAGAGTGCAAGCGACTACCAGTCATGCTGTGGTCAAAAGCGAGGAGGCGTTGTCATGGGGCGTAGCTGCTTTTTCCGTTGGGATTTGTATACATACTCTAAGGCGTCTTTTGAAAACATTACGGTggtttcttctcctcctcctgtgAATGTGCCACAAGCTGCAGGCGATGGAGATGAAAACACGACCGTCAATG AAAAAAGTAGCAAAGGAATTTCAGCTGGAATTGTTGCGGCCATTACCGTTCCGATTCTTGTTACCATCTTAATAGTGCTTGTTCTAGGTCTTGTTCTATGCCGGAGGAGAAAATCATACCGAAGAACTGAGATTGAAA CTGATAGTGCAATTTCAACTGAGAATTCATCTCAATATGATTTTAAGACAATCCAAGCTGCAACAAATAAGTTTTCAAGCACTAATAAGCTCGGGGAAGGTGGATTCGGTGAGGTTTACAAG GGTAAGTTACCAAATGGGACTGAAGTAGCTGTGAAGCGACTGTCGAAAAATTCAGGGCAGGGCACAAGAGAGTTCAGGAACGAGGCTGTTCTTGTGTCAAAACTTCAACATAGGAACCTGGTTAGGCTTCTTGGATTCTgtatggaaggagaagaaaagatTCTCATATATGAGTTTGTTCCCAACAAAAGCCTTGACTACTTCTTATTCG ACCTTGAAAAGCAAAGTCAGCTAGACTGGACTCGGCGTTACAAGATCATTGGAGGGATTGCTCGAGGGATTTTATATCTTCATCAAGATTCACAGCTGACAATCATTCATCGTGACCTCAAAGCCAGCAACATTCTCTTAGATGTCAACATGAACCCAAAAATTTCAGATTTCGGATTGTCAACCATCTTTGGAATGGAGCAAACTCAAGGCAATACCCACAGAGTTGCTGGAACCTA TGCTTACATGTCTCCTGAGTACGCAATGCATGGTCAATACTCTATGAAATCTGACATTTACAGCTTCGGAGTATTAGTTCTTGAGATTATAAGCGGCAAGAAAAATAGTGGCGTTTACAAGATGGATGAAACTAGTACTTGTGGAAACTTGGTCACTTAT gcTTGGAGGCTTTGGAGGAAGGGGTCACCATTAGAGCTGGTGAATCCTGCAATTGGAAGAAACTATCAGCGTAATGAAGTCACTAGATGCATCCATATTGCACTCTTATGTGTTCAAGATAATCCAGATGACCGTCCAATGTTATCAACTATCATCTTAATGCTCACTAGCAACACAATTACTTTACCAGTGCCTCAATTACCGGGTTTTTTCACAAGAAGCATGCACAGACTAGATCCATTATCAGAGGAATTAGTAGTGTCGAGTCAGTCAACTAACAAAACTTTTCCTCATTAG